Below is a genomic region from Gemmobacter sp. 24YEA27.
ACGCTCTACCTCGTCTGGGCGGTGATCGGCTGGATCGACGGCTGGATCCTGCCGTTGATCCCGGCCTATTGGCAGCCCGATGCGGTGCTTTTGCGCTATCTCGGGCCGGAATATGAATTCCCGGTGCGCGGTGTCGGTGTGCTGGTGTTCCTGATTTTCACCATCCTCGTCGGCTGGATCGCCAAGGGGCTGATCGGGCGTTCGATCATCCGCAAGGCCGAGACGATGGTCGACCGGATGCCGGTGGTACGATCTGTTTACGGTGCGATCAAACAGGTGGCAGAAACCTTCTTCAACAAGAAGGAAACCAGTTTCGACAAGGCCTGCCTGGTCGAGTTTCCCCGCCCCGGCTCCTGGGCGCTTGGTTTCATCTCAACGCGCCCGAAAGGCGAGATCGCGGAACGCCTCGCCACGCTCGGCGGCGAGATGTCGGCGGTGTTTGTCGGGCTGACGCCCTTCACCAGCGGCATGCTGATCTTTGTTCCGACGCGCGAGCTGGTGATCCTTGATGAGACCGGCGTCGATGATGCGGCCAAGCTGATCGTCTCGGGCGGGCTGGTCTATCCGACCCCGAAAGAGCCGGCCTGATCACGGTAAAGCAGTCTCAGCCGAAAAGAGCCGCCAGGTCCACGGAAGATTCGCGCCCGATCTTATCCGCACACTTGCTCACAAACCCCTCGGCAGAGGCGCGGCCAGCTTCGAACAACCGTTCAATCAGCGCAGCGGAGGGCTGCAGTTTTGAACTTGCCGAAAGCTCATTCATCAGCAGATCGTCAAGAACCATATGGAGGCGCAGATCCTTCATCTGGTCCGGCTGGACCCGTCCCTCGGCAATCAGCCGTCTGACAAAAGCAATCGAGCGCAGTTCTGACAGAAGCGTCGCATTGAAGCTGATCTCATTGATCCGGTTCTGGATCTCGAGCGGCGTCTCGGGCAGATCCTCGCGCCGCAGCGGGTTGACATGCACGATCAGAATATCGTCGGGCAGCGCCCGGTCATAAAGCGGCCAGAGCGAGGGATTGCCGGCGAAACCGCCATCCCAATAGGCCTCGCCACCGATCTCGACCGCCTGGAAAACCGAGGGCAGGCAGGCCGAGGCCATCAGCGCCTCGGGCGTAATCTCGTCGCCCCGGAAGACGCGGGCCTTGCCGGTACGGACATTGGTGGCGCCGATGAAAAGCGCGGGGCCGGCATTGGCACAGACATGGCTGAAATCGAGATCACGGATGACCGGCTCTAACGGATTGCGCCAGGCGGCGCCCCAGGAATAGGGGCTGTAGATCTGTGCCGCCATTCCCTGCGGGCTGACGGGCATCAGCGCCTCGGTCACATCCTGGACCATGCGCATCATCGGCAGGAAGGGCTGAAACAAGGGCAGCAAAATACGAAAGTCACCGATATCAGCGATATCGTCCCAGAGCCGGCGCAGCCGCTTGCGCGCCGCCTCGCGGCCGCCCGCAACCAGACCGGCCTTCAGGGCCGCGCCATTCAGCGCCCCCGCAGAGGTGCCGCTGATGGCGGCGAACTCCAAGTCCCGCTCCTCGAGAAGCCGGTCAAGAACCCCCCAGGTATAGGCGCCATGCGCGCCTCCCCCCTGCAATGCAAGGCTGATGGCCGTCATAGATCTACCTCTTTTGCTGCCCTGACGTCCCGCCGCCGCGTCAGCGCCGTTTCCTGCACAGGAAACGGTCCGGATCCTGTGCAGGATCCGGGGCGCGCGCGCCCCGCGTCGTGCTGTCGTAACCTCCTAAAGCGCGGTCCAGCCTCCGTCGACAGAGATCGTCGTCCCGGTCACCTGGGACGCATAATCCGAGCACAACCAGACCACGGTGCCGCCGATCTGTTCGGTGGTGACGAACTGACGCGAGGGCTGGCGGTCGAGCATTACCTCACGGATCACGGTGTCGCGATCCATATTGTGAACCTTCATCTGATCGGGGATCTGCGCCTCGACCAGCGGTGTCAGCACATAGCCCGGGCAGACCGCGTTACAGGTGATTCCCTGGCCCGCCGTCTCCAGCCCGACGGTCTTTGTCATGCCCACCACCCCGTGTTTCGCAGTGACATAGGCCGATTTGAACGGGCTCGCCGTCAGCCCATGCGCCGAAGCGATATTGACCACCCTGCCCCAGCCCTTTGCCCGCATCCCCGGCAGCGCCACTGCCGTGGTATGGAAGGCCGAGTTCATGTTGATCGCGATGATCCGGTCCCAGGTCTCGACCGGAAACTCATCGATCGGGGCCACATGCTGGATGCCCGCATTGTTGATGAGGATGTCGCACCCGCCGGCCTCTTCCACCAGCGCCCGCGCCTGCGCGCCCGAGGAAAGATCGGCCTGGATATAGCGCGCCTTCACGCCGAATCTTTTGGTGAAACTCTTCGCGAGATCGTGATCCTCCGCGCGATCGGTAAAGCTGTTGAGGATAATTTCGGCCCCCGCCTTCGCAAGTTCCTCAGCGATTCCGAGACCGATTCCCGAATTCGAACCGGTGATCACCGCGCGTTTTTCCCTCAGATCCATGACCCGATACTCCATGCTGCACCTGCAAGGAACTCTAGCGTCTGAACCCGGGAATTCCAGCAAGGATTGGTAAATCTATGGTGTTCTCAGGCTGCCTGCTCTTGCATCACATATGGCCTTTGGGCCAAAAAAAACGCCGGCGCTAGGCCGGCGTTAAGTCGTTGAGGCAGGTTTCATACAGGCAAGAAACCTATCGAGCAGTGAGTCTTATATAGTCCTCTCTGCGCCGATGGCCAAGCTAAAAGTTTGAAAACCCTGGCCCCTCGGCTTAGGGTCACGCCAATACACCATGACGGCCCAGGGATTGTTTCCACTATGTCGACCGAATCTCCCCTGCGACCGATGCGCCGCAACCCGGCTCTTATGGGGGCTCTTGCAGGCCTGGTTCTGGCGGCTTTGCTGCCGCACCCTGCAGTTGCAGAACCAAAGCATGGCATAGCTATGTATGGAGAGCCCGGGCTCCCCCCGGATTTTGTGTCACTCCCCCAGGTCAACGCCGATGCGCCCAAGGGCGGCGCGATCACCATTGCGCTTCCTGGCACCTTTGACAGCCTCAATCCTTTCATCACTTCGGGCCAGCCGGTGGTCAGCGTCTCTCCCCTGGTGACCGAGACGCTGCTGGGTCGAAATTACGACGAACGCTTCTCGCTTTACGGGCTGCTGGCCGAATCGGTTGAGACGGATGCGGCACGGACATACGCAGAATTTACCCTTCGTGAGGCGGCCCGATTCTCTGACGGATCGCCGGTGACCCCTGAAGATGTGCTCTGGTCTTTCGAGACGCTCGGGACCGATGGCGCGCCGCGTTATCACACGGCCTGGAAAAAGATTGCCAAAGCCGAACAGACCGGCCCGCGCAAGGTGCGGTTCACCTTCACCACCGAAGACCGTGAATTACCGCTGATCCTTGGCCTGCGCCCGATCCTGAAAAAGGCCAGCTGGGACGGGCGCGATTTTACCGCGACCAGCTTTGATCCCCCGCTTGGCTCCGGCCCCTATCTTGTCGAAAAAGTCGAACGCGGCACCAGCGTCATCTATCGCCGCAATCCCGACTGGTGGGGCAAGGATCTGCCCTTCAACCGGGGTCAGTGGAACTTTGATGAGATCCGCTATGAGTATTTCGCCAATCCCCAGGCGATTTTCGAGGCGTTCAAATCCGGCTTCATCACCAGTTTCCGCGAGACCAACCCGTCGAAATGGGCGACCGCCTATGACTTTCCGGCGCGGCTTGCGGGCGATGTGGTGAAATCGGAAATCCCGCATCACCGGCCCTCGGGAATCGAAGGCTTCGTGTTCAATACCCGCAACCCGCTGTTTCAGGACTGGCGGGTGCGCGAGGCGCTGATCCAGGCCTTCCA
It encodes:
- a CDS encoding DUF502 domain-containing protein, whose translation is MSDPILPVPPQKRGFFASLRASFLTGLVVVLPVGLTLYLVWAVIGWIDGWILPLIPAYWQPDAVLLRYLGPEYEFPVRGVGVLVFLIFTILVGWIAKGLIGRSIIRKAETMVDRMPVVRSVYGAIKQVAETFFNKKETSFDKACLVEFPRPGSWALGFISTRPKGEIAERLATLGGEMSAVFVGLTPFTSGMLIFVPTRELVILDETGVDDAAKLIVSGGLVYPTPKEPA
- a CDS encoding patatin-like phospholipase family protein produces the protein MTAISLALQGGGAHGAYTWGVLDRLLEERDLEFAAISGTSAGALNGAALKAGLVAGGREAARKRLRRLWDDIADIGDFRILLPLFQPFLPMMRMVQDVTEALMPVSPQGMAAQIYSPYSWGAAWRNPLEPVIRDLDFSHVCANAGPALFIGATNVRTGKARVFRGDEITPEALMASACLPSVFQAVEIGGEAYWDGGFAGNPSLWPLYDRALPDDILIVHVNPLRREDLPETPLEIQNRINEISFNATLLSELRSIAFVRRLIAEGRVQPDQMKDLRLHMVLDDLLMNELSASSKLQPSAALIERLFEAGRASAEGFVSKCADKIGRESSVDLAALFG
- a CDS encoding 3-hydroxybutyrate dehydrogenase — its product is MDLREKRAVITGSNSGIGLGIAEELAKAGAEIILNSFTDRAEDHDLAKSFTKRFGVKARYIQADLSSGAQARALVEEAGGCDILINNAGIQHVAPIDEFPVETWDRIIAINMNSAFHTTAVALPGMRAKGWGRVVNIASAHGLTASPFKSAYVTAKHGVVGMTKTVGLETAGQGITCNAVCPGYVLTPLVEAQIPDQMKVHNMDRDTVIREVMLDRQPSRQFVTTEQIGGTVVWLCSDYASQVTGTTISVDGGWTAL
- a CDS encoding extracellular solute-binding protein; translation: MYGEPGLPPDFVSLPQVNADAPKGGAITIALPGTFDSLNPFITSGQPVVSVSPLVTETLLGRNYDERFSLYGLLAESVETDAARTYAEFTLREAARFSDGSPVTPEDVLWSFETLGTDGAPRYHTAWKKIAKAEQTGPRKVRFTFTTEDRELPLILGLRPILKKASWDGRDFTATSFDPPLGSGPYLVEKVERGTSVIYRRNPDWWGKDLPFNRGQWNFDEIRYEYFANPQAIFEAFKSGFITSFRETNPSKWATAYDFPARLAGDVVKSEIPHHRPSGIEGFVFNTRNPLFQDWRVREALIQAFHFEFVNQVINGGVQPRIESYFSNSPLGMIPGTPAVGLERALLEPFADSLIPGTLEGYRLPFASDERDYRRKLRGSARLMEEAGWLVDDRGVLRDAGGTPFRFEILLSVGQDELIAVASIWVEALKQLGVEARVSIIDAAQMRERTKDYNFEVTHYIRSLSLSPGNELVLYWGSGGVTTPGSGNWMGMNSPAADAMIAALLRADNPEDFQAAVRALDRIMTAGRYVMPIWYSDRARIAHRKELRYPAKIPLYGDWNGFQPDTWWYQAD